Proteins encoded within one genomic window of Pyxidicoccus xibeiensis:
- a CDS encoding heparinase II/III family protein, translating into MRAPAPLVVLVLLLSTPGPLALGRSPSGELAEPSHLASEPLDLPDCEQVPEACLPRAAPSARELVYAFLDEGTLADADLILQDRWPVPRFEPVQLSPSLTWTEDPFNEKYWRFTFYGLRPTRHLLWAWRQTGDVRYRAKLLHVLEGFAQRGHQSGFAWDKHTAAFRAMVLVNTYVKLLSDRSLKEPLAGRLRLRIQELGAFLRDPENFEEDYNHGLAQAGALLLIAENFPGFDASPEWRATAVARLDLLLDKVLDADGVEVEQSPFYHFYFLTGFWQLYHWAQMHGVALSANAEPRIRQMLRYATHIVLPDGDIPMIGSSVERNIRRSQDTPLFQQMAAIDPRFAYVLSAGAAGTPPLETRVLFPSSGQAVLRSSFGAAKNFKMQTHVIFDVGPYRTLHSHLDALAVHLYSAGRTLLPDSGHYTNEPETEGYDYFRGTRAHNTVVVDGGDQREGTAKAGLSTGGVAGGWAYQSGSHTLYDGVLHKRAVALLRQDLVLVLDDLSSETPHAYDQTWNLFPEADLQVDKLRAKALDPVSGKTLLTVHQLLSASSMLVSVRKGHTVPLEGWHSARFEQKVPGFTLRWRKVSKRTQFATLLASGAFAEAGALPAVAERTPQGYVATVCIPDGRGFRLTVVDLAGPGERATLETLAACPLPAP; encoded by the coding sequence ATGCGCGCCCCCGCCCCCCTCGTCGTCCTCGTCCTGCTGCTCTCCACCCCGGGGCCCCTGGCCCTGGGACGGTCGCCGTCCGGGGAGCTCGCGGAGCCCTCGCACCTCGCGTCGGAGCCCCTGGACCTGCCGGACTGTGAGCAGGTGCCCGAGGCCTGCCTCCCGCGCGCCGCCCCGTCGGCCCGGGAGCTGGTGTACGCGTTCCTCGACGAGGGCACGCTGGCGGACGCGGACCTCATCCTCCAGGACCGCTGGCCGGTGCCGCGCTTCGAGCCCGTCCAGCTCTCCCCGTCGCTCACCTGGACGGAGGACCCCTTCAACGAGAAGTACTGGCGCTTCACCTTCTACGGCCTGAGGCCCACGCGGCACCTGCTGTGGGCGTGGCGGCAGACGGGCGACGTGCGCTACCGCGCCAAGCTGCTCCACGTGCTGGAGGGCTTCGCCCAGCGCGGACACCAGTCCGGGTTCGCCTGGGACAAGCACACCGCCGCCTTCCGGGCGATGGTGCTGGTGAACACGTACGTGAAGCTGCTCTCGGACCGGAGCCTCAAGGAGCCGCTGGCGGGCCGCCTGCGCCTGCGCATCCAGGAGCTGGGCGCCTTCCTGAGGGACCCCGAGAACTTCGAGGAGGACTACAACCACGGGCTCGCCCAGGCCGGGGCGCTGCTGCTCATCGCGGAGAACTTCCCCGGCTTCGACGCCTCGCCCGAGTGGCGCGCCACCGCGGTGGCGCGGCTGGACCTGCTGCTGGACAAGGTGCTCGACGCGGATGGCGTGGAGGTGGAGCAGTCGCCCTTCTACCACTTCTACTTCCTGACGGGCTTCTGGCAGCTCTACCACTGGGCCCAGATGCACGGCGTGGCGCTGTCCGCCAACGCCGAGCCGCGCATCCGGCAGATGCTCCGCTACGCCACGCACATCGTCCTGCCGGACGGGGACATCCCGATGATTGGCTCCAGCGTGGAGCGCAACATCCGCAGGTCGCAGGACACGCCGCTGTTCCAGCAGATGGCGGCCATCGACCCGCGCTTCGCCTACGTCCTCTCCGCGGGCGCCGCGGGCACGCCGCCGCTGGAGACGCGCGTGCTCTTCCCGTCGTCGGGGCAGGCCGTGCTGCGCTCGAGCTTCGGCGCGGCGAAGAACTTCAAGATGCAGACGCACGTCATCTTCGACGTGGGCCCCTACCGCACCCTGCACAGCCACCTGGACGCGCTGGCGGTGCACCTGTACTCGGCGGGGCGCACGCTGCTGCCGGACTCGGGCCACTACACCAACGAGCCGGAGACGGAGGGCTATGACTACTTCCGCGGCACGCGCGCCCACAACACGGTGGTGGTGGACGGAGGGGACCAGCGAGAGGGCACCGCGAAGGCCGGCCTGTCCACTGGCGGCGTGGCCGGGGGCTGGGCGTACCAGTCAGGCTCGCACACGCTCTACGACGGGGTGCTGCACAAGCGCGCGGTGGCGCTGCTGCGGCAGGACCTGGTGCTCGTCCTGGACGACCTGAGCAGCGAGACGCCCCACGCGTATGACCAGACGTGGAACCTCTTCCCGGAGGCGGACCTCCAGGTGGACAAGCTTCGCGCGAAGGCCCTGGACCCCGTCTCCGGGAAGACGCTGCTCACCGTCCACCAGCTCCTGTCGGCCAGCAGCATGCTCGTGTCGGTCCGCAAGGGGCACACGGTGCCGCTGGAGGGCTGGCACTCCGCCCGGTTCGAGCAGAAGGTGCCGGGCTTCACGCTGCGCTGGCGGAAGGTGTCGAAGCGCACGCAGTTCGCCACGCTGCTCGCGTCGGGCGCGTTCGCGGAGGCCGGCGCCCTGCCGGCGGTGGCGGAGCGGACGCCGCAGGGCTACGTGGCGACGGTGTGCATCCCGGACGGCAGGGGCTTCCGGCTCACCGTGGTGGACCTGGCGGGCCCGGGGGAGCGGGCCACGCTGGAGACGCTGGCCGCGTGTCCCCTCCCCGCCCCCTGA
- the yhbY gene encoding ribosome assembly RNA-binding protein YhbY has translation MKESRNVPLTGKQRRALRALGHHLEPVVIVGNSGVTEGVIAAVEQALKDHELIKIKINEGPETRQEAAAKVAEGTQSELAQLLGRTALLFKKRKEKSKFEKF, from the coding sequence ATGAAGGAGTCGAGGAACGTGCCGCTCACCGGGAAGCAACGCCGCGCCCTGCGCGCGCTAGGACACCACCTGGAGCCGGTGGTCATCGTCGGGAACTCCGGCGTCACCGAAGGCGTCATCGCCGCGGTCGAGCAGGCCCTGAAGGACCACGAGCTCATCAAGATCAAGATCAACGAGGGCCCGGAGACGCGCCAGGAGGCCGCCGCGAAGGTGGCCGAGGGCACCCAGTCCGAGCTCGCCCAGCTCCTGGGCCGCACCGCGCTCCTGTTCAAGAAGCGCAAGGAGAAGTCGAAGTTCGAGAAGTTCTAG
- a CDS encoding DnaJ domain-containing protein, translating into MPSQGQLEQHSTIRLYGRIAAGEQTGLLTLTLPDRTVLIHFRKGNPEFVDSSHPDDALGVSLMGARLLTSEQLQQAEAARERFGGELLSALFGLGLLQPASAFTHLAQRAVLILSRGLRAESGTFTFEPRDLPGQKAMPLGNRWAVLSDTVRRLPTGDLKRRLASVLQLPIMKSGGLVAASELRLTPHEVRALAVIDGVRSVAQLLTDFPQDADHLLRICFLLKELDAVSFAAPARAVAVAPPPATSATPPPAATPPSAGQRPPTAPQGAPGAAPQRPGTPPTVGPPPAAGAPRPAAAPASAPHAATPGTAPHSTAPGTAPHSTAPGAAPHSTAPGAATRPAAPGTAPHSTAPGATPHAAAPGATPRPAAPGAAPHAAASPAAPGAPARPATAPMAGPGAAPRPPPVVGPSPAGAAAAAPRPAGPSATAPRPPGGAPPVVGAAPPARPAAPAAAATPANAPGAEEIPALRQLAMAMKQQNHFQRLALTEQTNSSAVKIAYFRLAKLYHPDTLPQGAPPELEKLKAEVFAYIGDAYRMLSDDKSRAAYIEELKSGGAGAEVDINSILMAEELFQKSTILVKARKFPEAVKMLDEAIKLNAEEAEFYAWRGYARFFTATDKKAAQPEAFREIMNAIKRNERCAPAHYFLGVIAKLSGDVPGSLKHFKRTVELQPDHIDAQREIRMASQKK; encoded by the coding sequence ATGCCGTCGCAGGGACAGCTCGAGCAGCACTCGACCATCCGCCTCTACGGCCGCATCGCCGCCGGGGAGCAGACGGGGCTGCTCACGCTCACGCTCCCGGACCGCACCGTCCTCATCCACTTCCGCAAGGGCAACCCCGAGTTCGTCGACTCCTCGCACCCGGATGACGCGCTCGGCGTCTCCCTGATGGGAGCCCGGCTCCTCACGTCCGAGCAGCTCCAGCAGGCCGAGGCCGCGCGCGAGCGCTTCGGAGGAGAGCTGCTCTCCGCCCTCTTCGGACTGGGCCTGCTCCAGCCGGCCAGCGCCTTCACGCACCTGGCACAGCGCGCGGTCCTCATCCTGTCCCGAGGCCTGCGCGCCGAGTCCGGCACCTTCACCTTCGAGCCGCGCGACCTGCCCGGCCAGAAGGCGATGCCGCTGGGCAACCGCTGGGCGGTGCTGAGCGACACAGTGCGCCGGCTGCCGACCGGGGACCTCAAGCGCCGGCTGGCGTCGGTGCTCCAGTTGCCCATCATGAAGTCCGGTGGGCTGGTGGCCGCGAGCGAGCTGCGCCTCACGCCACATGAGGTCCGTGCGCTCGCCGTCATCGACGGGGTGCGCTCGGTGGCGCAGCTCCTGACCGACTTCCCCCAGGACGCCGACCACCTGCTGCGCATCTGCTTCCTGCTCAAGGAGCTGGACGCGGTGTCCTTCGCCGCGCCCGCGAGGGCGGTCGCAGTCGCGCCGCCGCCAGCGACCTCGGCCACGCCCCCACCCGCCGCCACGCCACCTTCCGCCGGGCAGCGCCCGCCCACGGCCCCCCAGGGCGCACCGGGAGCCGCGCCCCAGCGTCCGGGCACGCCCCCCACCGTCGGGCCCCCGCCTGCCGCGGGAGCACCTCGCCCCGCGGCAGCGCCGGCCTCGGCGCCTCACGCCGCCACGCCGGGCACAGCGCCCCACTCCACCGCGCCGGGCACAGCGCCCCACTCCACCGCGCCGGGAGCCGCGCCCCACTCCACCGCGCCGGGAGCAGCGACCCGTCCCGCCGCTCCAGGCACAGCGCCCCACTCCACCGCGCCGGGAGCCACGCCCCACGCCGCCGCTCCAGGCGCGACGCCCCGCCCTGCCGCACCGGGAGCCGCGCCCCACGCCGCCGCGTCGCCGGCCGCTCCAGGTGCCCCGGCCCGCCCCGCCACCGCGCCAATGGCCGGTCCTGGCGCGGCACCGCGCCCGCCCCCCGTCGTGGGGCCGAGCCCCGCCGGAGCCGCCGCCGCGGCACCCCGGCCCGCGGGCCCGAGCGCCACCGCGCCGCGTCCTCCCGGCGGTGCGCCTCCCGTCGTGGGCGCGGCCCCGCCTGCCCGCCCGGCGGCCCCGGCCGCCGCCGCCACGCCCGCGAATGCCCCGGGCGCGGAGGAGATTCCCGCGCTGCGCCAGCTCGCGATGGCGATGAAGCAGCAGAACCACTTCCAGCGGCTCGCGCTCACGGAGCAGACGAACTCGAGCGCGGTGAAGATTGCCTACTTCCGCCTGGCCAAGCTGTACCACCCTGACACGCTCCCGCAGGGCGCGCCCCCGGAGTTGGAGAAGCTGAAGGCCGAGGTGTTCGCGTACATCGGCGATGCGTACCGGATGCTCTCGGACGACAAGAGCCGCGCGGCCTACATCGAAGAGCTCAAGAGTGGCGGCGCCGGGGCAGAGGTGGACATCAACTCCATCCTCATGGCCGAGGAGCTGTTCCAGAAGTCCACCATCCTCGTGAAGGCCCGCAAGTTCCCCGAGGCCGTGAAGATGCTGGACGAGGCCATCAAGCTGAACGCGGAGGAGGCGGAGTTCTACGCGTGGCGGGGCTACGCGCGCTTCTTCACGGCGACGGACAAGAAGGCCGCCCAGCCCGAGGCGTTCCGCGAAATCATGAACGCCATCAAGCGCAACGAGCGCTGCGCCCCCGCGCACTACTTCCTGGGGGTGATTGCCAAGCTGAGTGGCGACGTCCCGGGCTCCCTGAAGCACTTCAAGCGGACCGTGGAGCTTCAGCCAGACCACATCGACGCGCAGCGGGAGATCCGCATGGCGTCCCAGAAGAAGTAG